A window of the Fuscovulum sp. genome harbors these coding sequences:
- a CDS encoding penicillin-binding protein activator has protein sequence MFSVLRTARKSLGRAVLALSAVVLAACQPSVGTTVPSGNAVPVALLVPSGSGQASDQLLARSIENAARLAITDLGGVQIDLRVYPTAGQPGQASAAATQAIADGAVVILGPVFAEEANAAGVAVASAGVNVLSFSNNPAIAGGNVFVLGPTFDNTARRLATYAVRNGQSKIMIVHDRNAQGEAGRTAIQRGVTAAGGSIVATGSYEFSQNGIVQAVPAIAAQAKSTGAQAVFLTADTAGALPLVTQLLSENGVSPATTQYVGLTRWDIPAATLSLPGVQGGIFAMPDPALFAQYQARYQAAFGEQPHPVSAIAYDGIAAIGALAKQGRGMDRASLTQGAGFVGVNGVFRLLNDGTNERGLAIARIQNSAVTLIDPAPRSFGGAGF, from the coding sequence ATGTTCTCTGTTTTGCGCACTGCCCGCAAGTCGTTGGGTCGGGCTGTTCTTGCCTTGTCTGCGGTTGTGCTTGCGGCCTGTCAGCCCAGCGTGGGCACCACCGTTCCATCGGGCAACGCCGTGCCGGTGGCTCTTCTGGTGCCGTCGGGGTCGGGGCAGGCCAGTGACCAGCTTCTCGCCCGGTCGATCGAAAACGCCGCGCGTCTGGCGATCACCGATCTTGGTGGCGTGCAGATCGACCTGCGTGTCTATCCCACCGCTGGCCAGCCCGGACAGGCCAGCGCCGCCGCCACGCAGGCGATTGCCGATGGCGCGGTCGTGATCCTCGGCCCCGTTTTCGCCGAAGAGGCGAATGCCGCAGGCGTCGCCGTGGCCTCTGCCGGGGTGAACGTGCTGAGCTTCTCGAACAACCCGGCCATCGCCGGGGGCAATGTCTTTGTCCTTGGCCCGACCTTCGACAACACCGCCCGCCGCCTTGCCACCTATGCCGTCCGCAACGGCCAGTCCAAGATCATGATCGTGCATGACCGCAACGCCCAGGGCGAAGCGGGACGCACGGCCATCCAGCGCGGCGTGACCGCTGCCGGAGGCAGCATCGTGGCGACCGGGTCTTACGAATTCTCGCAAAACGGCATCGTTCAGGCCGTCCCCGCCATCGCGGCGCAGGCGAAATCCACCGGCGCGCAGGCGGTCTTCCTGACCGCCGATACGGCGGGCGCATTGCCGCTGGTCACGCAGCTTCTGTCGGAAAACGGCGTCAGCCCGGCCACCACGCAATATGTGGGCCTTACCCGTTGGGACATTCCGGCCGCCACCCTGTCGCTGCCCGGCGTGCAGGGCGGCATCTTCGCCATGCCCGATCCGGCGCTGTTCGCGCAATATCAGGCCCGCTACCAGGCGGCGTTCGGCGAACAGCCGCATCCGGTGTCAGCCATCGCCTATGATGGCATCGCCGCCATCGGCGCGCTGGCCAAGCAGGGCCGCGGCATGGACCGCGCCTCGCTCACCCAAGGGGCGGGTTTTGTCGGCGTAAACGGCGTGTTCCGCCTGCTGAACGATGGCACCAACGAACGCGGCCTTGCCATCGCGCGCATCCAGAACAGCGCTGTCACCCTGATCGACCCGGCACCGCGCAGCTTTGGCGGCGCGGGCTTCTGA
- a CDS encoding [protein-PII] uridylyltransferase → MTKAALAPSDRALPPEPPGMILPGAQIIDVPALRAAIIADLASAADPKAARAITVRHLTDARTKGNAALTAAFTARPHDARALIRAQAHLTDGLVATAFDIARRTLHPLSNPTEAERMTVLAVGGYGRAEMAPHSDVDLLFLTPWKITPWAESVIESMLYMLWDLKLKVGHASRTVKDCLRLGREDITIRTALLEHRFIAGYEPLATELGDRLWGELFRNTGPEFIDAKLRERADRHKRQGGQRYVLEPNVKEGKGGLRDLQTLYWIGKYLNRVADSEGLVAAGLLSREEYDVFTRAEDFLWAARCHLHHITGRAMDQLTFDLQVEVAARMGYTDKGGRRAVEHFMQDYFRHATRVGELTRVFLTQLEARHAKAEASLMGMFRRTKRVKPGYKLVQGRLDIVDPQGFFADKLNILRAFEEALRTGYLLHPNIMRQIAARLDLIDEDMQSDPEAVQIFLDLLLKHGNPERALRRMNELGVLGAFIPEFEPVVAMMQFNVYHHYTVDEHIIQCISILAQIERRELVEELPVASAILEAGVNRKILYIALFLHDIGKGRPDDHSILGAQIARRVCPRLGLSAEETETVEWLVRYHLLMSDTAQKRDIGDPRTVRDFAKVVKSRKRLDLLTVLTVCDIRGVGPGTWNNWKAMLLRQLYGQTATALEAGLESLNRENREDEAKRALRERLADWPAADLRHETTRHYAPYWQGLPTETHGVFAHLLKDLPDTDIRIDLHPDPDRDATRACFALADHPGIFSRLAGALALVGANVVDARTYTSKDGYATAVFWVQDGDGRPYEVMRLPRLRAMIDKTLRGEVVPRDALKDRDKVKKREREFRFPTHITFDNEGSDIYTIIEVDTRDRPGLLYDLTRTLAGNNIYIASAVIATFGAQVVDSFYVKDMFGLKLHAKSKQEALEKKLRQAIAEGAERAQGQG, encoded by the coding sequence ATGACCAAGGCCGCGCTGGCCCCATCCGACCGCGCACTTCCCCCCGAACCCCCCGGCATGATCCTGCCGGGGGCGCAGATCATCGACGTGCCCGCCCTGCGCGCGGCCATCATCGCCGATCTTGCCAGCGCCGCCGATCCCAAGGCCGCGCGCGCTATCACAGTCCGCCATCTGACGGACGCCCGCACCAAGGGCAACGCCGCGCTGACCGCGGCCTTCACCGCGCGCCCGCATGACGCCCGCGCCCTGATCCGGGCCCAGGCCCACCTGACCGATGGCCTTGTCGCCACCGCCTTCGACATCGCCCGCCGCACCCTGCACCCTCTGTCCAATCCGACCGAGGCGGAACGCATGACCGTCCTCGCCGTAGGCGGCTATGGCCGGGCGGAAATGGCCCCGCATTCCGATGTCGACCTGCTGTTCCTCACCCCGTGGAAGATCACGCCCTGGGCGGAATCGGTGATCGAATCCATGCTCTACATGCTGTGGGACCTGAAGCTGAAGGTCGGCCATGCCTCGCGCACGGTGAAGGATTGCCTGCGTCTCGGGCGCGAGGATATCACCATCCGCACCGCCCTTCTGGAACACCGCTTCATCGCCGGATACGAACCGCTCGCCACCGAACTGGGCGACAGGCTCTGGGGTGAATTGTTCCGCAACACCGGCCCGGAATTCATCGACGCCAAGCTGCGCGAACGCGCCGATCGTCACAAACGGCAGGGCGGGCAGCGCTACGTTCTGGAACCCAACGTGAAAGAGGGCAAGGGCGGCCTGCGCGATCTGCAAACCCTGTATTGGATCGGCAAATACCTCAACCGTGTGGCCGATTCCGAAGGTTTGGTCGCGGCGGGCCTGCTCAGCCGCGAAGAATACGATGTCTTCACCCGCGCCGAAGATTTCCTATGGGCCGCGCGCTGCCATCTGCATCACATCACCGGTCGCGCCATGGATCAGCTGACCTTCGACCTGCAGGTCGAGGTCGCCGCCCGCATGGGATATACGGACAAAGGCGGCAGACGCGCCGTTGAACATTTCATGCAGGATTATTTCCGCCACGCCACCCGCGTGGGCGAACTGACCCGCGTCTTCCTGACTCAGCTTGAGGCCCGCCACGCCAAGGCAGAGGCCAGCCTGATGGGCATGTTCCGCCGGACCAAGCGGGTAAAGCCGGGCTACAAGCTGGTGCAGGGGCGGCTGGATATCGTCGATCCGCAGGGCTTTTTCGCCGACAAGCTGAATATCTTGCGCGCTTTTGAAGAGGCGCTTCGCACCGGCTATCTGCTGCACCCCAACATCATGCGCCAGATCGCCGCCCGGCTGGATCTGATCGACGAAGACATGCAATCCGACCCCGAGGCGGTGCAGATCTTCCTCGACCTGCTGCTCAAACACGGCAACCCCGAACGCGCCTTGCGCCGGATGAACGAATTGGGCGTGCTGGGCGCCTTCATCCCCGAGTTTGAACCCGTCGTCGCGATGATGCAGTTCAACGTCTACCATCACTACACGGTGGACGAACACATCATCCAGTGCATCTCGATCCTCGCGCAGATCGAACGCCGTGAACTGGTTGAGGAGTTGCCGGTTGCCTCGGCAATCCTCGAAGCCGGGGTGAACCGCAAGATCCTCTATATCGCGCTGTTCCTGCACGATATCGGCAAGGGCCGGCCTGACGATCATTCGATCCTTGGCGCACAGATCGCCCGCCGCGTCTGCCCGCGCCTTGGCCTGTCGGCCGAGGAAACGGAAACCGTCGAATGGCTGGTGCGCTATCACCTGCTGATGTCGGACACCGCGCAGAAACGCGATATCGGCGATCCGCGCACCGTGCGCGATTTCGCCAAGGTGGTGAAATCGCGCAAGCGGCTGGATCTGCTGACCGTGCTGACCGTCTGCGATATCCGCGGCGTCGGCCCCGGCACATGGAACAACTGGAAGGCCATGCTTCTGCGCCAGCTTTATGGCCAGACCGCCACAGCGCTGGAGGCGGGGCTTGAATCGCTCAACCGCGAAAACCGCGAGGATGAGGCAAAGCGCGCCCTGCGCGAACGCCTGGCCGATTGGCCCGCCGCCGATCTGCGGCATGAAACCACGCGCCATTACGCGCCCTATTGGCAGGGCCTGCCGACCGAAACGCATGGCGTCTTTGCCCATCTGCTGAAGGACTTGCCGGATACTGATATCCGTATCGACCTGCACCCCGACCCGGATCGCGATGCCACCCGCGCCTGTTTCGCGCTTGCCGATCACCCCGGTATCTTTTCGCGCCTTGCTGGGGCCTTGGCGCTGGTGGGGGCAAACGTCGTTGATGCGCGGACCTATACATCCAAGGACGGCTATGCCACCGCCGTCTTCTGGGTGCAGGATGGCGATGGCCGCCCCTATGAGGTGATGCGCCTGCCGCGCCTGCGGGCCATGATCGACAAGACATTGCGCGGCGAGGTTGTCCCGCGCGACGCGCTGAAAGACCGCGACAAGGTGAAAAAGCGCGAACGCGAATTCCGCTTTCCCACCCATATCACCTTCGACAATGAAGGGTCCGATATCTATACGATCATCGAGGTGGATACCCGCGACCGCCCCGGTCTGCTCTATGATCTGACGCGCACGCTGGCGGGCAACAACATCTATATCGCCAGCGCCGTGATCGCGACCTTCGGCGCGCAGGTGGTCGACAGCTTCTATGTGAAAGACATGTTCGGCCTGAAACTCCACGCCAAAAGCAAGCAGGAAGCGCTGGAAAAGAAGCTGCGCCAAGCCATCGCCGAAGGCGCGGAACGGGCGCAGGGTCAGGGCTGA
- the murJ gene encoding murein biosynthesis integral membrane protein MurJ — protein sequence MQPIRLIRSILTVGGWTLLSRGAGFARDVMMAAYLGAGPVAEAFLIAFSLPNMFRRFFAEGAFNMAFVPMFSKKLEGGEDAQGFARDAFNGLAGILIVFSVLGTLAMPWLVWLMASGFAGDARFDLAVLFGRISFSYILFISLVALLSGVLNAFGRFTEASFVPVLMNLMFIAAMLLADHWGWDMGLTLAWTVPLTGVAQLAFTWVSAHRAGFRFTPGWPRMTPELKRLAIIAAPAVLAGGVVQVNLLVGRQVASFTEGAVAWLSYADRLYQLPLGVVAIAVGTVLLPDLSRRLRAGDAEGGRASFNRGTEFALFLTIPAAVALVVIALPLTTVLFQRGAFGADDAAATALALAIYGAGLPAFVLHKVFQPLYYAREDTRSPFRFAVWSMIVNAVVAVGLLPLIGFAAAALATTIAGWTMVFQLWHGTRKMGPEARFDDRFRRRMPRIIAASLLMGVALWGGTIALGPALGTEGWRYAALAALVTAGIATYAAAAFTLGAARLSDVTSALRRKR from the coding sequence ATGCAACCGATCCGTCTCATCCGGTCGATCCTCACCGTCGGGGGCTGGACGCTGCTGTCGCGCGGCGCGGGCTTTGCGCGGGATGTGATGATGGCCGCCTATCTGGGCGCGGGCCCGGTGGCCGAGGCGTTCCTGATCGCCTTTTCGCTGCCCAACATGTTCCGCCGCTTCTTTGCCGAAGGCGCGTTCAACATGGCCTTTGTACCGATGTTTTCCAAAAAGCTGGAAGGCGGCGAAGATGCGCAGGGCTTTGCCCGCGATGCCTTTAACGGGCTGGCGGGTATCCTGATCGTCTTTTCCGTTCTGGGCACGCTTGCCATGCCCTGGCTGGTTTGGCTCATGGCGTCGGGCTTTGCGGGCGACGCACGGTTTGACCTTGCCGTGCTGTTCGGCCGCATCTCATTTTCCTACATCCTCTTCATCTCGCTGGTGGCGCTGCTGTCTGGCGTGTTGAACGCCTTTGGCCGCTTTACCGAAGCCAGTTTCGTGCCCGTCCTGATGAACCTGATGTTCATCGCCGCGATGCTTCTGGCGGATCATTGGGGCTGGGATATGGGGCTTACGCTGGCCTGGACCGTGCCACTCACCGGCGTCGCGCAACTGGCTTTCACATGGGTCTCTGCCCACCGCGCGGGTTTTCGCTTCACGCCCGGTTGGCCCCGGATGACCCCGGAACTCAAACGCCTTGCCATCATCGCAGCCCCTGCCGTGCTGGCGGGCGGTGTGGTGCAGGTGAACCTTCTTGTAGGCCGTCAGGTCGCCTCTTTCACCGAAGGCGCGGTGGCCTGGCTTTCCTACGCTGATCGCCTTTACCAACTCCCCCTCGGCGTCGTCGCCATCGCCGTGGGCACCGTCCTGCTGCCCGACCTTTCCCGCCGCTTGCGCGCGGGCGATGCCGAAGGGGGCCGCGCCTCCTTCAACCGCGGCACCGAATTCGCGCTGTTTCTGACCATCCCCGCCGCCGTGGCCCTTGTGGTCATCGCCCTGCCGCTGACCACCGTCCTGTTCCAGCGCGGCGCTTTCGGCGCGGATGACGCCGCCGCCACCGCACTGGCACTGGCCATCTACGGCGCGGGCCTGCCCGCCTTTGTGCTGCACAAGGTGTTCCAGCCGCTCTACTATGCCCGCGAAGACACCCGCAGCCCCTTCCGCTTTGCCGTCTGGTCGATGATCGTGAATGCCGTCGTCGCCGTGGGCCTGCTGCCGCTGATCGGCTTCGCCGCCGCGGCACTCGCCACCACCATCGCAGGCTGGACCATGGTTTTCCAACTCTGGCACGGCACCCGCAAAATGGGCCCCGAGGCCCGCTTTGATGACCGCTTCCGTCGCCGAATGCCGCGCATCATCGCCGCAAGCCTCCTGATGGGCGTGGCGCTTTGGGGCGGCACCATCGCCCTTGGCCCCGCGCTCGGTACCGAAGGCTGGCGCTACGCCGCCCTTGCCGCCCTCGTCACCGCGGGCATAGCCACCTACGCCGCCGCCGCCTTCACCCTCGGCGCGGCCCGCCTGTCCGACGTGACCTCTGCCCTGCGCCGCAAGCGCTAA
- a CDS encoding rhomboid family intramembrane serine protease: protein MQDRNAPPLNPLPVIVWILALPIIAMEVVLGLGGSGIVGGMEGAGWRLQALERFVFSPPLMRQMIETGVYPAEHLMRLVTYVFVHGGTTHALFVVVILLALGKMVGEVFRWWAVVVVFFGAAIAGALAFMAVPGNAAPLFGGYPAVYGLIGAFTFLLWVNLAAVGANKYRAFTFIGFLLGVQLLFGLFFGGGYEWVADLAGFACGFLLSFVVSPGGWGRVLAKMRQR, encoded by the coding sequence ATGCAGGACCGGAATGCCCCCCCTTTGAACCCGTTGCCGGTGATTGTGTGGATCCTCGCGCTGCCCATCATCGCGATGGAGGTGGTGCTGGGCTTGGGCGGATCGGGCATCGTGGGCGGGATGGAGGGCGCGGGCTGGCGGTTGCAGGCGCTGGAGCGGTTCGTGTTTTCGCCCCCGCTGATGCGGCAGATGATCGAGACGGGGGTTTATCCGGCGGAGCATCTGATGCGGCTGGTGACCTATGTCTTTGTGCATGGCGGCACGACCCATGCGCTGTTCGTCGTGGTGATCCTGCTCGCGCTGGGGAAAATGGTGGGTGAAGTTTTCCGCTGGTGGGCGGTGGTGGTGGTGTTCTTTGGTGCGGCCATTGCCGGGGCGTTGGCCTTCATGGCGGTGCCGGGAAATGCGGCGCCGTTGTTCGGGGGCTATCCCGCGGTGTACGGGCTGATCGGGGCGTTCACCTTTCTGCTTTGGGTCAATCTGGCGGCAGTGGGGGCGAACAAGTATCGCGCGTTTACCTTCATCGGGTTCCTGCTGGGGGTGCAGCTTCTGTTCGGGCTGTTCTTCGGTGGGGGGTATGAATGGGTGGCCGATCTGGCGGGGTTCGCCTGCGGGTTCCTGCTTTCCTTCGTGGTCAGCCCCGGGGGATGGGGGCGGGTGCTGGCGAAGATGCGGCAGCGATAG
- the trpS gene encoding tryptophan--tRNA ligase — translation MAEPVQTPQASFPARIFSGIQPSGGLTLGNYLGALKRFVEKQDEGIETIYCMVDMHAITVWQDPVKLRQQTREGAAAFIAAGIDPARSILFNQSQVAAHVELGWIFNCIARMGWMSRMTQFKDKAGKNSENVSLGLFAYPSLMAADILAYKATHVPVGDDQKQHLELCRDIAIKFNNDYGVNFFPIVEPVIEGAATRVMSLRDGTKKMSKSDPSDQSRINLTDDADTISKKIRKAKTDPEPLPDTLDGLKDRPEARNLVNIYAALAGHTAEQVIADYAGAQFGTFKPALADLAVAKLEPITLEMNRLMQDPAEIDRILGAGADRADAIARPILDQVYDIVGMIRSRRG, via the coding sequence ATGGCCGAGCCGGTCCAAACGCCTCAGGCTTCCTTTCCCGCCCGCATCTTCTCCGGCATTCAGCCCTCCGGTGGGCTGACGCTGGGCAATTACCTCGGCGCGCTGAAGCGTTTCGTGGAAAAGCAGGACGAAGGGATCGAAACGATCTACTGCATGGTCGACATGCACGCGATCACCGTCTGGCAAGATCCGGTGAAACTGCGCCAGCAAACCCGCGAAGGCGCTGCCGCCTTCATCGCAGCCGGGATCGACCCCGCGCGGTCGATCCTGTTCAACCAGTCGCAGGTTGCGGCACATGTCGAACTGGGCTGGATCTTCAACTGCATCGCCCGCATGGGCTGGATGTCGCGGATGACCCAGTTCAAGGACAAGGCTGGCAAGAATTCGGAAAACGTCTCGCTGGGCCTCTTCGCCTATCCCTCGCTCATGGCTGCCGACATTCTGGCCTACAAGGCCACCCATGTTCCCGTGGGCGATGACCAGAAACAGCATCTGGAACTGTGCCGCGACATCGCGATCAAGTTCAACAATGACTATGGCGTGAACTTCTTCCCGATCGTCGAACCGGTCATCGAAGGCGCGGCAACACGGGTGATGAGCTTGCGCGACGGCACGAAGAAGATGTCGAAATCCGACCCGTCCGATCAATCGCGCATCAATCTGACAGATGACGCCGACACGATTTCCAAGAAAATCCGCAAGGCCAAGACCGACCCAGAACCGCTGCCGGACACTCTCGACGGTCTGAAAGACCGGCCCGAGGCGCGCAATCTGGTGAACATCTACGCGGCCCTTGCCGGGCATACGGCGGAACAGGTGATTGCTGACTATGCCGGCGCGCAGTTTGGTACGTTCAAACCCGCGCTGGCCGATCTGGCGGTGGCAAAGCTGGAACCCATCACGCTGGAAATGAACCGCCTGATGCAGGACCCGGCCGAGATTGACCGTATCCTCGGCGCAGGGGCGGACCGCGCCGATGCCATCGCCCGGCCAATTCTGGATCAGGTCTATGATATCGTGGGCATGATCCGCTCGCGCCGGGGCTGA
- a CDS encoding GlxA family transcriptional regulator, with product MPQSARPDKASIFTASREPLTIAVLVLPHASILEVASVLDPMRAANRHLGEEAYRWRVVSPDGRPVPLTCGIELPSSGPLGAAEGADVLMVIVGYRQEEVATRAFLRDLRRIAGRFRMVAGVDAGAWVMARVGLLDGYRATVHWEELEDFAAAFPQMECLPDRYVIDRNRVTVGGAGPAQDLMLHLIGARHGAPLARQVAASFLTTERAGHEPQVAPPQRDARLDGRVAEAIARMEARLDDPPAMAGLAREVGLSPRRMESLFRQYLGESPAAYGLGLRLQAARRMVTDTRHPLAEVALRTGFSSPSTLSRAFSKRFGIAPGRLRRERG from the coding sequence ATGCCGCAAAGCGCCAGACCTGACAAAGCAAGCATCTTCACGGCCAGCCGGGAACCGCTAACCATCGCGGTGCTGGTGCTGCCGCATGCGTCGATCCTGGAGGTGGCATCCGTGCTTGATCCGATGCGGGCGGCGAACCGGCACCTGGGGGAAGAGGCCTATCGCTGGCGGGTGGTGTCGCCCGATGGGCGGCCGGTGCCGCTGACATGCGGGATTGAACTGCCCTCTTCCGGGCCGCTGGGCGCGGCAGAGGGGGCGGATGTGCTGATGGTGATTGTGGGCTATCGGCAGGAAGAGGTGGCGACGCGGGCTTTTTTGCGCGACTTGCGGCGGATCGCGGGGCGGTTTCGCATGGTGGCCGGGGTGGATGCAGGGGCCTGGGTGATGGCGCGGGTGGGGTTGCTGGATGGCTATCGCGCCACCGTCCATTGGGAGGAACTGGAGGATTTTGCCGCTGCATTCCCGCAAATGGAGTGTCTGCCAGACCGCTATGTCATTGATCGCAATAGGGTAACTGTCGGTGGGGCAGGGCCTGCGCAGGATTTGATGCTGCATCTGATAGGGGCGCGGCACGGGGCGCCGCTGGCGCGGCAGGTGGCGGCGTCATTCCTGACGACCGAGCGCGCGGGGCATGAACCGCAGGTCGCCCCACCGCAGCGGGATGCGCGGCTGGATGGGCGGGTGGCCGAGGCGATTGCGCGGATGGAGGCGCGGCTGGACGACCCGCCCGCGATGGCGGGGCTGGCGCGGGAGGTGGGGCTGTCGCCCCGGCGTATGGAAAGCCTGTTCCGCCAATACCTTGGCGAAAGCCCGGCCGCCTATGGCCTTGGCCTGCGATTGCAGGCGGCGCGGCGGATGGTGACGGACACGCGCCACCCGCTGGCCGAGGTGGCGCTGCGGACGGGGTTTTCATCGCCCTCGACGCTCAGCCGGGCGTTCAGCAAACGGTTCGGCATTGCGCCCGGTCGGTTGCGGCGGGAACGAGGCTAA
- a CDS encoding 3-keto-5-aminohexanoate cleavage protein produces the protein MPLAMNREVFITCAVTGSGGTQDRSPHVPRSPQQIAESAIAAAKAGAAVVHCHVRDPETGKPARDPALYREVTERIRDSATDVVLNLTAGMGGDIYFEGTEDMGRIGPRSDMAGATERVAHVVECRPEICTLDCGTMNFNEADYVMVNTPGMLRDMARRMTAAGVRIEIEAFDTGHLWLAKELVKEGAIPDPVLVQLCMGVPWGAPDDLNTFMAMVNNVPSNWNWSAFSIGRNQMAYVAAAVLAGGNVRVGLEDNLWLEKGVLATNAQLVERACSIIENMGARVITPAEVRARLKLEKRPPLPK, from the coding sequence ATGCCGCTGGCCATGAACCGCGAGGTTTTTATCACCTGTGCCGTTACCGGATCGGGCGGCACACAGGACCGCAGCCCGCATGTGCCGCGCAGCCCCCAGCAGATCGCCGAAAGTGCCATCGCCGCCGCCAAGGCCGGTGCGGCCGTGGTGCATTGCCACGTCCGCGATCCCGAAACAGGCAAGCCCGCCCGTGACCCCGCGCTTTACCGCGAAGTGACTGAACGTATTCGGGATTCTGCCACCGACGTGGTGCTGAACCTGACCGCCGGGATGGGCGGCGACATCTATTTCGAAGGGACCGAAGATATGGGCCGCATCGGCCCGCGGTCCGATATGGCCGGCGCCACGGAACGGGTGGCGCATGTCGTGGAATGCCGCCCGGAAATCTGCACGCTTGATTGCGGCACCATGAATTTCAACGAAGCCGACTACGTCATGGTCAACACCCCCGGCATGCTGCGCGACATGGCGCGGCGCATGACGGCGGCAGGCGTGCGGATCGAGATCGAGGCGTTTGACACCGGCCACCTTTGGCTGGCCAAGGAACTGGTCAAGGAAGGCGCGATCCCCGATCCGGTGCTTGTGCAACTGTGCATGGGCGTGCCGTGGGGCGCGCCTGATGACCTGAACACCTTCATGGCGATGGTCAACAATGTGCCAAGCAATTGGAATTGGTCGGCTTTTTCCATCGGGCGCAACCAGATGGCCTATGTTGCCGCTGCCGTGCTGGCGGGTGGCAATGTGCGGGTGGGGCTGGAAGATAACCTCTGGCTGGAAAAGGGCGTGCTGGCCACGAATGCGCAGCTTGTGGAGCGGGCCTGCAGCATCATCGAAAACATGGGCGCGCGGGTGATCACACCGGCCGAAGTGCGCGCGCGGCTGAAGCTGGAAAAACGCCCGCCACTGCCGAAATAG
- a CDS encoding carnitine 3-dehydrogenase — protein sequence MARKAGIIGGGVIGGGWAARFLLNGWDVVVFDPDPEAPRKVGEVIANARKALPALSDGPMPNEGRLSFAGTITEAVEGADYIQESVSERLDLKHRVFAQIQQVAPDTPIGSSTSGFKPSELQQNAANPATIFVAHPFNPVYLLPLAEVVPSAKSDPALIEGVKETLREIGMFPLHVRKEIDAHIADRFLEAVWREALWLVKDGVATTEEIDEAIRMGFGLRWGQMGLFETYRVAGGEAGMKHFMAQFGPCLTWPWTKLMDVPEFNDELVDLIAGQSDAQSGHHTIRELERIRDQNLIGFLRVLKERNWGAGKVLLEHDARRRATMPVAVLGTGPMECARLTVLPGWIDYNGHMTESRYLFAASETSDAFLRHIGADIAYVGTGFSYYTAETHIMHLGEAKLGNALTGTVQVLHADEKRLHVFVRILKDGAAVATLEQMLLHVDMKAGKTCAAPAAILDRLLPIAEAHKSLPRPEAAGRHVGQKK from the coding sequence ATGGCGCGCAAGGCGGGCATCATCGGGGGCGGGGTCATCGGCGGCGGTTGGGCGGCGCGGTTCTTGCTCAATGGTTGGGACGTGGTGGTGTTCGACCCCGATCCGGAAGCCCCGCGCAAAGTTGGCGAAGTGATCGCCAATGCGCGCAAGGCGCTTCCTGCGCTGTCGGATGGCCCGATGCCCAATGAGGGGCGGCTGTCCTTTGCCGGCACGATCACCGAGGCGGTGGAAGGTGCCGATTACATTCAGGAATCCGTGTCGGAAAGGCTGGACCTGAAGCATCGCGTCTTTGCCCAGATCCAGCAGGTGGCTCCGGACACGCCCATCGGATCATCGACCAGCGGCTTCAAGCCCAGCGAATTGCAACAGAATGCGGCCAATCCGGCGACCATCTTTGTCGCTCACCCGTTCAACCCGGTTTACCTGCTGCCCCTGGCCGAGGTTGTGCCATCCGCCAAATCCGACCCGGCGCTGATCGAAGGCGTGAAGGAAACGCTGCGCGAGATTGGGATGTTTCCCCTGCATGTGCGCAAAGAGATCGACGCTCATATCGCCGACCGCTTCCTCGAGGCCGTGTGGCGCGAGGCGCTGTGGCTGGTGAAGGACGGTGTCGCCACGACCGAGGAAATCGACGAGGCGATCCGCATGGGCTTTGGCCTGCGCTGGGGCCAGATGGGCCTGTTCGAGACCTACCGCGTTGCGGGCGGTGAGGCAGGGATGAAGCATTTCATGGCGCAATTCGGCCCCTGCCTGACCTGGCCCTGGACCAAGCTGATGGATGTGCCCGAGTTCAACGATGAACTTGTCGACCTGATCGCCGGGCAGTCGGATGCGCAATCGGGCCACCACACGATCCGTGAGTTGGAACGCATCCGCGACCAGAACCTGATCGGCTTCCTGCGGGTGCTGAAGGAACGCAACTGGGGTGCGGGCAAAGTACTTCTGGAACATGACGCCCGCCGCCGCGCCACCATGCCCGTGGCGGTGCTCGGCACCGGCCCGATGGAATGCGCGCGGCTGACCGTGCTGCCGGGCTGGATCGATTACAACGGCCACATGACCGAAAGCCGCTATCTGTTCGCGGCGTCAGAAACCTCGGACGCGTTCCTGCGCCATATCGGGGCGGATATCGCCTATGTTGGCACAGGGTTCAGCTATTACACTGCGGAAACCCACATCATGCATCTGGGCGAGGCCAAGCTGGGTAATGCGCTGACGGGTACGGTGCAGGTGCTGCATGCCGATGAGAAACGCCTGCATGTCTTTGTCCGCATCTTGAAGGACGGGGCGGCGGTGGCCACGCTGGAACAGATGCTGCTGCATGTGGACATGAAGGCAGGCAAGACCTGCGCCGCGCCTGCGGCCATCCTTGATCGCCTGCTGCCGATTGCCGAGGCGCACAAATCCCTGCCGCGCCCGGAGGCCGCGGGCCGCCATGTGGGCCAGAAGAAGTGA